Proteins found in one Oscarella lobularis chromosome 16, ooOscLobu1.1, whole genome shotgun sequence genomic segment:
- the LOC136196643 gene encoding G-protein coupled receptor 157-like has protein sequence MELNNTTNTTHHSTYHSRLPEALTLLSCSLSIIGASTIILSYVAWKEIRSPARRLLVFLSIADLLYATSNAVGLSVSVINGNLTETLFCEIQSAVSTFSALCSFFWTVFVAVYITISLVFNRPNLARNCFIPFHCIAWLLPAGLVIAAGVYGALGPTGNEYTFDWCWIYKNNPNSKMWMWLTGKAWEIGAYAVTLVLYTITECYVCIDMRWRHRRFVTPTSIALVHRMDKKFILVPVIFICLRMTGTVRFLLTSYADSHYAKYSTLLQSLQGVGDCGQGFANAILFCLFNHRVRHRLFRLIFHCDKTGTEREKLVKAKEPPLPTDYYTKVDSDETNIGVSMKISSNSSSLQNSM, from the exons ATGGAACTCAACAATACCACGAATACGACGCATCACTCTACGTATCACTCTCGCCTTCCCGAAGCGTTGACGCTACTGTCCTGCAGCCTGTCAATAATCggagcgtcgacgatcatcCTAAGCTACGTCGCGTGGAAGGAAATCCGTTCTCCGGCGCGCAGACtcctcgtctttctctccaTCGCCGATCTTCTCTATGCAACCAGCAATGCAGTCGGTCTCAGCGTCTCCGTAATCAACGGCAATCTCACGGAGACCCTATTTTGCGAG ATTCAGAgcgccgtttcgacgttttccgcgttgtgttcgtttttctggacggtcttcgtcgccgtctacATAACGATATCACTCGTTTTCAATAGACCCAATTTGGCTCGAAACTGCTTCATTCCCTTTCACTGCATCGCCTGGCTTCTTCCCGCCGgtctcgtcatcgccgccggCGTCTACGGGGCACTGGGACCGACGGGAAACGAGTACACGTTCGACTGGTGCTGGATCTACAAAAATAATCCCAATTCTAAAATGTGGATGTGGCTGACGGGAAAGGCGTGGGAAATAGGCGCCTATGCGGTCACACTCGTTCTCTATACGATTACAGAATGCTACGTTTGCATTGAC ATGAGATGGCGACATCGGAGATTTGTCACGCCGACGTCCATCGCCTTGGTGCATCGAATGGACAAGAAATTTATATTGGTACCTGTGATTTTCATTTGTCTTCGCATGACAGGCACAGTGAGATTTCTGCTGACGAGCTACGCCGACTCTCACTATGCCAAATACTCGACACTCCTGCAATCCCTACAG gGAGTTGGAGACTGTGGACAGGGTTTTGCTAATGCCATACTCTTTTGCCTGTTTAATCACCgcgttcgtcatcgtctcttcCGTCTCATCTTCCACTGCGACAAGACGGGTACGGAACGCGAGAAATTGGTCAAAGCAAAGGAACCCCCGCTTCCCACTGACTACTACACCAAAGTCGATTCCGACGAAACCAACATTGGTGTTAGTATGAAAATCAGctccaattcgtcgtctctccaGAATTCCATGTAG
- the LOC136196636 gene encoding G-protein coupled receptor 157-like, which yields MMDEARDVPAATILSPIPSCSRSKDVVQAARYSAIISAAFSIVGAMLIIGTFLRWKDIRSHTRSILFFISIADFVTATGYLVGIVASYNIIAPDEIENYSQHHYGCQVQSWFTTTSSIVSFFWTDVMAISLLLSVVCQRLDMAIKLMPLFHAVCWLLPIILTTTGAGLGYLGPDYSRDSVGWCWIVGKCPPDAANATPTPTPTPTPTPTPTPTPQFCKDNLTSIYVWEIVLGKGWEVLSYLLVVVLCTIVRVYLSRERKLPSNIVQKETAIVAKEFERKMILVPVFFVLIRIWGTIRYFLNLKTGMCPAKSLDAIENVLLVLQGIGDPAQGWINCILYCFLTRKIRNRIWKTFACEEKRNGRKNTTGSDSTSLPSSRSSSLCQESAETSWKGSSNPSNSLKLLASADDDIDGDEEPLIRPAPLPFVKNASYITGPISGETPP from the exons ATGATGGACGAAGCCAGGGACGTACCTGCTGCTACCATTCTGTCTCCAATTCCGTCTTGCTCTCGCAGCAAGGACGTCGTACAAGCAGCGCGTTATTCGGCGATAATTTCGGCGGCGTTCTCGATCGTAGGCGCGATGCTGATCATCGGCACGTTTCTCCGCTGGAAAGACATTCGCTCTCACACGCGATCCATACTCTTCTTCATCTCcatcgccgatttcgtcacGGCGACCGGCTACTTAGTCGGCATCGTGGCAAGCTACAACATAATCGCGCCCGACGAGATAGAGAATTACTCGCAACATCATTACGGCTGTCAAGTGCAAAGTTGGTTCACAACGACCTCGTCTattgtctcctttttttgGACCGACGTCATGGCAATCAGTCTATTGCTATCTGTCGTGTGTCAGAGACTCGACATGGCAATCAAGTTGATGCCACTTTTTCACGCAGTCTGTTGGCTTTTACCTATTATTCTGACGACAACGGGAGCCGGTCTCGGCTATCTGGGTCCCGATTATTCTCGCGATTCGGTGGGCTGGTGCTGGATTGTCGGCAAGTGTCCGCCAGACGCTGCAAATGCGACTCCGACTCCGACTCCGACTCCGACTCCGACTCCGACTCCGACTCCGACTCCTCAATTTTGCAAGGATAATTTGACGTCTATTTACGTTTGGGAAATTGTCTTGGGAAAGGGTTGGGAGGTCTTGTCgtatcttctcgtcgtcgtcctttgtACGATTGTTCGCGTCTACTTGAGTCGCGAGAGGAAATTGCCGTCGAATATCGTTCAAAAGGAAACGGCCATCGTTGCAAAGGAGTTTGAACGGAAAATGATTCTCGTTCccgtctttttcgttctcATTCGCATATGGGGAACAATTCGATACTTTTTGAATCTAAAGACCGGTATGTGTCCTGCAAAATCGTTGGATGCAATAGAAAACGTTTTACTTGTACTTCAG GGAATTGGTGATCCGGCTCAGGGTTGGATCAATTGCATACTCTATTGCTTTCTAACGAGAAAAATACGCAATCGCATATGGAAAACGTTTGCGtgcgaagagaagagaaatggGAGAAAGAACACTACTGGTTCAGATTCAACATCTCTTCCGTCTTCTCGCtcgtcttctctttgtcAAGAATCAGCTGAAACCAGTTGGAAAGGCAGCAGCAATCCGTCAAATTCCTTGAAACTCTTGGCAAGTGCCgatgacgacatcgacggTGACGAGGAACCTCTTATTAGGCCAGCACCTTTGCCCTTCGTCAAAAACGCGTCGTATATAACTGGTCCAATATCAGGAGAAACACCACCGTAA
- the LOC136196641 gene encoding uncharacterized protein produces the protein MSRGIVPIRESALGVHFWTSENCMGLLWLIPAFPVLSILAVTHWKLNGDRIPTPVLDSTPNDEIFAIVSRDARRRASEERNSRRGEWERVADENSTCRRTEESEEKQKTKTCDATSESDVKRNFNSIPILSCWLPKIATIYDSLPGIQARERYPDEIDGEMFAIYRHTADNNDDVNDIDVDSVEDEFFDAIQTRSLNEWDYNRLGNYWRVKGANHKAVDCFRQGLHLNPNQPDLLLNLARILLHLNYLADSRALVERCLTLTSSSEEEEEEEEEEEKNSWLEHFTLGEINELVGSFEEALGHYKMTLALNPSFELAEWHVMNLEEQLAKEADTEIVIQHTGVIVLLLTIAVFLGLVYILDGDEDKEKICNKDLLTSSRKITRKNKASKFK, from the exons ATGTCACGTGGTATTGTTCCTATACGGGAATCTGCCCTCGGGGTGCATTTTTGGACGAGCGAAAACTGCATGGGCTTGCTCTGGCTTATTCCCGCCTTTCCCGTGCTCAGCATCCTTGCCGTGACGCATTGGAAGCTCAACGGCGATCGAATTCCCACGCCCGTtctcgattcgacgccgaacgacgaGATTTTCGCCATCGTGTCGCgcgacgcgcgtcgtcgagcgtccGAAGAGCGAAACAGTCGACGCGGCGAGTGGGAACgagtcgccgacgagaattcgACGTGCAGACGAACGGAGGAGAGCgaagaaaagcagaaaacgaaaacgtgcgacgcgacgtcagaaagcgacgtcaaaag gaattTTAATTCGATTCCGATTCTGTCTTGTTGGCTGCCCAAAATTGCGACAATTTACGATTCCCTTCCGGGAATTCAAGCCAGAGAACGATAtcccgacgaaatcgacgggGAAATGTTTGCAATCTATCGACACACCGCCGAcaacaacgatgacgtcaatgacattgacgtcgacagcgTAGAAGATGAGTTTTTCGACGCAATTCAAACTCGGTCGCTCAACGAGTGGGATTATAATCGATTGGGTAATTATTGGCGAGTCAAGGGCGCCAATCACAAGGCAGTCGACTGTTTTCGTCAGGGTCTTCATCTCAATCCGAACCAACCCGATCTTCTGCTAAATCTCGCGCGAATTCTTCTCCATTTGAACTATTTAGCCGATTCTcgcgcgctcgtcgaacgctGTCTAAcattgacgtcttcgtcggaagaggaggaggaggaggaggaggaggaggagaagaattCTTGGCTTGAGCATTTCACGTTGGGGGAAATAAACGAATTGGTGGGCAGTTTCGAAGAGGCGTTAGGCCACTATAAGATGACTCTGGCGTTGAATCCGAGTTTTGAATTAGCCGAGTGGCACGTAATGAATTTAGAAGAGCAACTCGCTAAGGAAGCTGATACGGAGATTGTGATTCAACACACGGGAGTTATAGTTCTTCTATTGACGATAGCCGTCTTTTTGGGACTCGTTTATATTTTGGACGGAGACGAGGACAAGGAGAAGATTTGCAACAAAGATTTATTGACTAGTAGTCGGAAAATTACGCGCAAGAACAAAGCATCCAAATTcaaatag
- the LOC136196651 gene encoding adaptin ear-binding coat-associated protein 1-like — translation MGDGYESILCVKPEVYIYRIPPRTSTRGYRAADWNLEKPDWTGRMKIVAKGKNCTIKLEDKTSGNLFAACPVDNYPGSSVEAVLDSSRYFVLKIVSDDGKHAFIGIGFSDRADSFDFNVALQDHFKWLKTSDQLAKQQEEWATQPGKDYSLKEGQTFSINIGGASSTSKPKATTSGGLGLPPPPGKIPTLAPPPVATATTSPSLFPDSSSFGEASSDWSDFTSAPKQSESTASQNAWVKF, via the exons ATGGGCGACGGCTACGAATCGATTCTCTGCGTCAAACCGGAGGTCTACATCTATCGCATTCCGCCTCGAACGAGCACGCGAGGATATAG GGCCGCCGATTGGAATTTGGAAAAGCCCGATTGGACGGGCCGAATGAAGATCGTagctaaaggaaaaaattgcacTATCAAACTCGAAGACAAAACGTCGG GGAATCTCTTCGCCGCTTGTCCCGTCGACAACTATCCGGGAAGTTCCGTCGAAGCCGTTTTGGACAGCAGTCGCTATTTCGTACTGAAAATTgtcagcgacgacg GCAAGCACGCGTTTATTGGCATCGGATTTTCCGATCGCGCCGACTCGTTTGATTTCAACGTGGCCCTTCAGGATCACTTCaa ATGGCTGAAGACTTCGGATCAGCTGGCCAAGCAGCAGGAAGAGTGGGCCACGCAACCGGGCAAAGACTATAGTCTCAAAGAAGGCCAAACATTTAGCATCAATATC GGAGGTGCCTCGTCCACTAGCAAGCCCAAAGCCACCACATCAG GTGGACTTGGTCTTCCTCCACCTCCCGGAAAGATACCCACTTTGGCTCCACCACCCGTTGCCACGGCAACAACTAGCCCGTCTCTGTTTCCagactcctcctcctttggAGAAGCGTCTTCCGATTGGAGCGATTTCACGTCGGCGCCCAAACAAAG TGAATCAACCGCGTCCCAAAACGCTTGGGTCAAATTTTGA
- the LOC136196653 gene encoding cytochrome b5 domain-containing protein 1-like isoform X2, whose amino-acid sequence MLRPRYFTPTEVSVHNVANDIWVSFLGKVYDLTPLCEKHKGDVLLKPILNSAGKDISNWFDKKTGNLRTHIDPVTNCRVAYTPQGRFIHVPPRFPASDWANDFGKPWWQDEKYCIGKLSQKTRKIRLVNMLTSQQNTIEVCSEENMLEILTRYEAYNVHAASYTWKFCGTNLDMTRTLEENGVEDEFEKFYELGMNEDDYLPAIHLYFNDDLTEH is encoded by the exons ATGTTGCGGCCTCGATATTTCACTCCAACCGAGGTTTCCGTGCACAACGTCGCCAACGACATATGGGTCTCGTTCTTGGGAAAAGTCTACGACCTCACGCCCCTCTGCGAAAAGCACAAAG GAGACGTCCTGCTCAAGCCAATACTAAATAGCGCGGGAAAAGACATATCGAACTGGTTCGACAAGAAAACGGGAAAC CTTCGCACCCACATCGATCCCGTTACAAATTGCCGCGTCGCTTACACGCCCCAAGGCCGATTTATTCACGTGCCGCCGCGTTTTCCGGCGTCCGATTGGGCGAACGATTTTGGGAAGCCCTGGTGGCAGGACGAAAAATATTGCATTGGGAAATTGTCGCAAAAGACGCGAAAAATTCGACTTGTAAATatgctgacgtcacagcaaAACACCATAGAG GTGTGTTCTGAGGAGAATATGTTGGAAATATTGACGCGCTACGAAGCCTATAACGTTCACGCGGCGAGTTACACGTGGAAATTTTGCGGAACGAATTTGGATATGACGCGCACtttggaagaaaacggcgtcgaagacgaattcGAGAAATTTTACGAATTGGGCatgaacgaagacgactatCTACCGGCAATTCACTTGTATTTCAATGACGATTTAACCGAGCACTAA